From the genome of Vibrio orientalis CIP 102891 = ATCC 33934:
CTTTGCGTACACGTTGTTCCACTTCAGCGTTACCTTCAGGGTTTTCAACCAACCCGTCGAGTACATCGCCAATCCAATTACCGATGAGTTTGAATTCTTCTGCGCCAAAGCCGCGGCTTGTCCCCGCAGGGGTTCCCAAACGGATGCCCGATGTAATCATAGGCTTCTCAGAGTCGAATGGGATGCCGTTTTTGTTACATGTGATTCCGGCACGTTCCAGAGCTTCTTCTGCTTTGTTACCTTTCAAGCCTTTAGGGCGAAGGTCAACCAGCATTAGGTGCGTGTCTGTACCGCCAGTCACAATGTCACAACCGCGAGTTTGCAATACTTCTGCTAGAACTTTTGCGTTATCGATCACTGAATCGATATAAGTTGAAAATTCTGGGCCTAACGCTTCACCAAATGCGACCGCTTTAGAAGCGATAACATGCATGAGTGGGCCACCTTGTAGGCCAGGGAATACCGCTGAATTGATCTTTTTGATGATGTCTTTGTGGTTGGTCAGGATCATGCCACCACGTGGGCCACGCAATGTTTTGTGTGTTGTCGTTGTCACGACATGAGCGTGTGGAAGCGGGCTAGGATGTGCGCCTGTTGCGATAAGACCTGCGATGTGTGCCATATCGACCATTAGGATCGCATCAACTTCATCGGCAATTTCGCGGAATTTCGCAAAGTCGATAGTACGTGGAATAGCACTACCACCTGCGATGATCATTTTTGGTTTATGCTCAAGCGCAAGCTCGCGAACATCTTCGTAGTTGATTTCTAGCGTTTCACGATCCACGCCATATTGAACTGCGTTGAACCACTTACCAGAAAGAGCTGGGCGAGCACCGTGAGTTAGGTGACCACCTGCATCAAGAGACATACCAAGAATCGTATCGCCCGGTTGAAGTAGTGCAAGCTTAACGGCACCGTTAGCCTGAGCACCAGAATGAGGTTGAACGTTTGCGTATTCGCACTTAAACAATTGTTTAGCGCGCTCGATAGCAATTGCCTCTACCGTGTCGACATGTTCACAACCACCGTAGTAACGGCGACCTGGATAGCCTTCTGCATACTTGTTGGTTAGGCAAGTGCCTTGTGCCTGCATTACCGCTTTAGAAACAATGTTCTCTGAAGCGATAAGCTCGATTTGTTCGTTTTGACGCGTGTTTTCCGCTTGAATTCCAGCAAATACGGCATCGTCTGTAGCAGCAAGGTTAGTAGAGAAAAAGTTCTCTAGGCTGTGGTTTTGAAACGGTTTGTTCATGGCAGATGACCTTCCATTCGTGCCAGCGAGTTTATTATGTAGGGTATTGGTACTCGCCAGTTTCTTGTTTATTACTGTTCTTTGTCTTTAGAACAGGGTGAATTTCCATGCCCCTAAATAGTGGGGAAAAACGAGTTCAATTGTTAAATCTATCAATCATTGAATTCGGAAATAACATCTCTACAACTAACAAGCTGGTAACATAGCGGTTGTCGAAGGAACAATCAACCAAAAATTTCCTATTGGAAACAAGGTTTCTATTTTTGTTAACAAGAGCACGGTTTATTTCTTGTCCGCACCTTTCCTCTATTAAACGCTTCGGGCACAATGAAAATGACACAGGAAGTAGCAAACGCATTAAGAGGGAAGCATGCCCGAAGATATCTATGATGAGTATCCATCGCTGACATTATCTAAAGAGTCAGTCGATGAAAATATTGAGCCACTTAAGTTGGGCGAGCGGATTAAAACCATTCGCGGCAAGCTGGGGATCACACTTGAAGAAGCGAGTCAGCGTACCGGCTTAGCGCGTTCAACCCTGAGTAAAATAGAGAACGAACAGATCTCTCCAACCTTCCAAGCGATGCAAAAACTGGCGATGGGACTTCAAATAGATATGCCGCAACTATTTGAACCGCCTAGAAAAAAAGTCGCCACAGGGCGCCGCGATATCACCAAAGCTAACCAAGGAAAACCACACCCAACCCCAACGTATGAACATGAACTTCTAGCCACTCAGCTTTCCAATAAGAAAATGATGCCGTTCAAGAGTCAGGTTCATGCGCGCAATTTTGAAGAGTACGGAGACTGGGTACGCCATGATGGTGAAGAGTTCCTATTGATACTTTCTGGCTCGGTGATGTTCTATTCTGAGTTCTATGAACCCGTTGAATTGAGTGAAGGCGACAGCGTTTATTATGATGCCAACATGGGTCATATGCTTATCTCGACCAGTGAACAAGATGCTCATATTCTTTGGGTTACTGCCAAGTAAAGTA
Proteins encoded in this window:
- a CDS encoding serine hydroxymethyltransferase, whose protein sequence is MNKPFQNHSLENFFSTNLAATDDAVFAGIQAENTRQNEQIELIASENIVSKAVMQAQGTCLTNKYAEGYPGRRYYGGCEHVDTVEAIAIERAKQLFKCEYANVQPHSGAQANGAVKLALLQPGDTILGMSLDAGGHLTHGARPALSGKWFNAVQYGVDRETLEINYEDVRELALEHKPKMIIAGGSAIPRTIDFAKFREIADEVDAILMVDMAHIAGLIATGAHPSPLPHAHVVTTTTHKTLRGPRGGMILTNHKDIIKKINSAVFPGLQGGPLMHVIASKAVAFGEALGPEFSTYIDSVIDNAKVLAEVLQTRGCDIVTGGTDTHLMLVDLRPKGLKGNKAEEALERAGITCNKNGIPFDSEKPMITSGIRLGTPAGTSRGFGAEEFKLIGNWIGDVLDGLVENPEGNAEVEQRVRKEVKTLCGRFPLYQ
- a CDS encoding helix-turn-helix domain-containing protein — encoded protein: MPEDIYDEYPSLTLSKESVDENIEPLKLGERIKTIRGKLGITLEEASQRTGLARSTLSKIENEQISPTFQAMQKLAMGLQIDMPQLFEPPRKKVATGRRDITKANQGKPHPTPTYEHELLATQLSNKKMMPFKSQVHARNFEEYGDWVRHDGEEFLLILSGSVMFYSEFYEPVELSEGDSVYYDANMGHMLISTSEQDAHILWVTAK